The genomic region AAATCTCACAACCTCTATGCGATGCATACTCTCGATAACCCCGATATTGTCAACGCCCTTAAAACTCGTGCTTTAGCACCTGCTGCATGGGAAATCGTGCGGACGAACTGCGAACGCGCTGGTGGTGGTTCGGCGAGTCGGGTAGCTGTAACGGAATCTGTATTACCGCTAGCAGAACTTGGGGAATTGCCGTTAGAAGAATATGCTGTAGGGGGAGATCCGAAAGTCTCGACAACAGCGATGGGTAAATTAGTGGCGAAAGTGGGAGAATGCGATCGCAACTACATTGTTACCAACGCTGACGGTAATGAAGCGTCTGGAATTGCCAACATTAACCAAGCATTAAAAATTATCCACCCCACCGAAGATCCTGTATATAACCAAACCCCAGGCGGACAAGTTTACGAACCGCTAAGTGAAGATGCTTGTGCCGGTTTAGCTGCTGGTTCGGCGTTGATGGGTAGTCGTACCTTGTGGTGTTCTTATGAATCTTTTGCGATTAATGGTTTACCAATTTGGCAAACGGTAACGCAAGCAATGGCAGAATTACGTCGCCCTACACCTTCAACTGTGACTTTGTTTACTGCTGGGGCTTTAGAACAAGGGCGGAACGGTTGGACGCACCAACGCCCCGAAATTGAAGCATATTTCGCCGCTATGATGCGAAATGGAAATGTATTTCCCCTATTTCCACCCGATGCAAATTCAATTCAAGTTTGTTACGATTGGGCGCTGACGACGAAGAATAAGGGTGTTGTCATTACTGCAAGTAAGTCACCTTTACCAATTCGCACGACATTTGAACAAAGTAGGAAAGCGATTCAAGATGGCGCGGTAGTACTGCAAGAAATTAAAGGTAGCAAGACAGTAGTATTTGCGGTGATTGGCGATATGGTGTTGATGCCTGTATTTGAAGCTGCAACTTATTTAGAAGCGCAAGAAATTGGCGTGAGAATTGTTTCTGTCGTCAATCCTCGTCGTTTGTATCGTCCTAGCGATGTTGCTTGGGATTCCTGTTCTGAACCGGATGGGGAATTTTTGAATGATGCTGGATTTGAAGCGTTATTTGGTGGCGATGCTTTGGTTGGAGTAGCATCTGGTGCCAGTGGGATGTTGGAACCAATTATGTTGCGGAGTCATTGCAAGCGCGATACGTTTGCTTGGAAGCGAGGAGAAACCACCGCAAGTCCCGCACAATTGATGGCAATTAATGGCATGACGGCTGAGAATTTGGTGAAACGCGCTTTGGAATTGGTTGGTTAGATTCCATCGTAATTCTTGGTTACGTGCATGATATTGGTAGGGGCGCACAGCTGTGCGCCCCTCCTTTATATTTCATCAAATTCAGATAATTTGTATAACGATGAATTTACAAATAAGAATGCCATCACCAGAAATAAGAGCGCGTCATATTGCTAAGCTAAGAGAACTCAACAGACGTATGGATAAACATATTTTAGATTTAGATGAAGTAAATGCTTTATTAGAGGCAAATCTGCGCGAACAACGGCGGTGAATTGAGCGGTTGAGGGAAGAGAAGTAAGTGATAATTCAAGGTGAATAATTGTTCACCAATCTTTAACCGCAGATACACGCAGATGAACGCAGTTAGAATATCATTGCTTCTTTAGGGTGGGCATTGTCCATCTAAAATTCTACTGCTCATAAATTCAGTTATTAATTTTAATTTCAGTATTTTCTCTCATTTCATAAAAGATCTATGTAATTTATATTGAGTTTATCTCACCAAATCAAATAAGTAAATGAACTCATTGAGGAAAATCTAAACAATAAAAACATGAATAAAAATTCTGGTACAAATGACTTACTTTTAAGAATATTTATTTTTGTCATCGCTTATCAAGTTTTTACTTATTTCAGCCGTTCGCCCGAAATCAAAAGTAATATCTCTACATCTGCGAATAATAGCTCTACACTCACACAAGAAGAAACTGAACTAAATGAACTAGCAAAAAGTTATTGGTCAAAATATCTATGTAGAAAAAATGATTCATACTATATTATTCAAAATTATCCGATGACAGATCAACTATATGAAATAAAAGAAGTTCAATTTATTGGATATGCTGCAAAAGCTAATACGCCAGCTGATAAGATGAACAATATCAACGCATGGGGTAGCTTACGTGCAAAAGGACTTGTATACAGACATCATAAGGATTTATGGTACGTGGGAAGAATGGTCAAATCTTGGACCATACATGAGTGTCGATATAGTAAGAAAAATGGAGAATGGCAGGTATCCAGTTTAGAAAAAAGACGATAAGTACAAACGTCCAAATTGCTCCAACTTACCTCAGTAAATATTAAATAATAGCTTAAAAATACAATCTAGGCGAATAGAATTTGCGGCTACACAAACAAAGTCCACCTTCGCGGACTAAAGACAAGTTTTTAAAAACTGCATCAGCAGTTTTTTTGTGTTTAAAGATGGCTTTAGTCGAAGTTTTTATAGAAAAATGATAAGTTATCTATCAACCTGTTGCTACTGATTGTTAGAAGTATGTATAAAAGAGTAGAGCGATCGCACTAACTCAAAACTCGTACATGAGCAATTTCTTTTCTACCAATGGAACGAAGCTGCTCATTAGACAGTGAAATCACTGCTACCGTTTCTCCATCTAAGGTCATAAATTCTACCTCATATCCTTGACGATCTCGATGTACTAAAACAACAGTACCAAGATCGCCTTGCTCTAAATTACGTTCTAGAATATTAGTTGTTAGAATGAAGCGATCGAGTTCTTGGATCATTATTCACTCGGTAAAGAAGCTGTCAAGGTTTTTGAAAAATTGGGTTATGTGTTAAATCGTCAAACCGGAAGCCAGTATGATACTTTGGCATAACTCAAATCCAACTTTATCAGTCCCAAATCATCGAGAATTAGCACCAGGATTGTTGAGAAGTTTGATTCGACAAGCAGGAATTACAGTAGATGAGTTTCTGGCAATATAGATAAAAGTAAATATGCTCGACAAGCGCGATCGCAAATTGCATAACTCTCAAATGCGAACATCATACAGCGATCGCCTCAAACACTTGCCTATCTCTCGACACAACTTCCAGCTTAGAGTGCAGAGTTACAATCGCCTCAATTAAGAGTTGTTGCGGCGTTAACCCTCAATCCTGTAAAACTTGCAACAAGCGGGCAATTGTTTCATCATCGTGCAATAGAGGAAACTGAAATGCTCTCCCACCACTGGGTAGGTTGACGAGTCCTCGAACATCCCGTGTTGGTGTAGAGTCCTGTTGCTGCTGCTTCCTTGCTTCTGCCATCAATTCAGCAACCTGATTTTCATTTGTGGCTGGCAGTCCCCACAACCTGGATACTAACTGTTGATATCGCTTTTGAGTGAGGGCAAATAGCGTAGTTAGAGAGATCCGCTCTATCTTCTCAATCGCAAAATCTCGGAATGTCTCAAATAGCCGGATGAACTTTTTCGCTTCAGTCAAAGTCTTGCCTTGCGACTCCAGCCAAGCTTTGAACGTGTCTTTGGGCATAGCTTTGGACATCTGCCAGTAGTCGCATCCTTGGGCTAGGGCATTCTCGATTATCAGGTGATCGCGCTGTCTGATTCTTTCATTTATATCGCGCGATGGAAAAGAATTTTTGTTGGAGGCGATCGCAGCAGGATTTGTTGTGTTAGTATTCATAGTACATACAACACATATGTGATGTGATTTTGTTTGATTAGGAAGCCCTAAGTTTGTCAGACCTGGGGGCTTCCTAAGTATTTTTGTATTGTATCAGATATCTCTGCATAAGTCGATCGATGGGGAATAAAAATCGGAAGCATTCTGTTGTTATGCAGACGTAGCCGGAGAACGAGCGCCTGAAACAGAAGTAATCTGTTGCTGCATAGCTGCGATCGCCCACAATACTCTCACCTGCAACTCTGACAACTGGTCACTGATAACTGTCAAAGGCGTTACCCTGGAAAGAATAGAAGATAAACGTCAGCTATTTTTCATCTATCGCAGGTTGACCCTTACCATGCTGCAATCCTATTTCGATACAGATAATAACGGTCATAAACATAAATCTTTTGAGCTTCCAGGGGCAAAACCCCACTATAATCCCGATCGCCCCGGACAAGTCGAGCATATTTTTCTCGATCTCAATTTAGATATCCCCAACCAAAGCTATAACGGGACTTGCACGATTCAACTCAAACCCGTCCGTAATGGGATCGATCGCCTGACGCTAGATGCAGTCAGTCTGAATATTCACTCAGTCCAAGTAGACACTACCTCAACGACATACGATTATGACGGGCAACAGCTACAGGTACATCTAGCTAACCCCACACAAACTGGGCAATCAATTAAAATTGCGATCGCCTACTCAGTCGCGAAACCCCAACGCGGAATTTACTTTATCGCCCCAGATAAACACTATCCCAACAAACCAGTCCAAGTCTGGACGCAAGGAGAAGATGAAGACTCCCGTTTTTGGTTTCCCTGCTTCGACTACCCAGGACAACTCGCAACTTCAGAAATTCGGGTGCGCGTCCCCAAACCTTACATTGCCATTTCCAATGGCAGATTAATCCACACTGAAGAAAACGGCGATTATAAAATCTTTCACTGGTTGCAAGAGCAAGTCCACCCATCCTATTTAATGACTTTAGCAGTAGGAGACTTTGCCGAAATCCAGGATGAATGGAACGGCAAACCCGTCACTTACTACGTAGAAAAAGGCAGAGAGGAAGATGCACGGCGCAGCATGGGCAAAACTCCCCGCATGGTCGAATTTTTCAGCCAGAAGTACGGTTATCCTTATGCTTTTCCCAAATACGCTCAAGTCTGCGTAGATGATTTTATTTTTGGCGGGATGGAAAATACGTCTACCACCCTGCTGACAGATAGATGTTTGCTAGACGAACGGGCGGCGATTGATAACCGCCTCACAGAAAGCCTAGTAGCGCACGAACTCGCCCATCAGTGGTTTGGCGATTTAGTTGTGATTAAACACTGGTCTCATGCTTGGATTAAAGAAGGCATGGCATCCTACTCTGAGGTGATGTGGACGGAACAGGAGTATGGAGTCGAAGATGCTGCTTACTACCGCTTGCTAGAAGCCCGCAACTATCTGGCTGAAGACAGCAGCCGCTATCGTCGCCCAATTGTAACGCACGTTTATCGAGAGGCGATCGAATTATACGATCGCCACTTGTATGAAAAGGGTTCCTGTGTCTACCACATGATTCGGGCAGAGTTGGGAGAAGAGTTATTTTGGCGGGCAATCCAAACTTTCGTGCAAGATAACGCTCACAACACTGTAGAAACTATAGATTTACTCCGCGCTATTGAGAAAGTAACGGGGCGAAATCTTTTATTTCTCTTCGATCAATACGTCTATCGCGGCGGACATCCCGAATTCAAAGTTGCTTACACGTGGGATGGCGATAGCAAATTAGCGAAGGTGACTGTTAACCAAACCCAAAACGATCTATTCGATTTGAAGATACCGATCGCGTTTGGTTATACGCGGGAGTCGGGAGTCGGGAGTCGGGAATCGGGGAAGAATGCTGAAGGAGAAAACTCAAATTCTACTACTCACTACTCACTATTCACTACTCACTCTAAAGCCTTCACCGTGCGCGTTAATGAAAAGGAACAGAGTTTCTACTTTCCTTTGGCAGAGAAACCTCAATTTATTAGCTTTGATGTTAATAATAATTACTTAAAAACCGTGTCTTTAGAATATTCCGTTCCAGAACTAAAGGCACAGTTGCAATTCGACCCCGATCCGATTTCTCGGATCTACGCAGCTGAAGCTTTGGGGAAAAAAGGTGGTCTAGAGGCGCTCTATGCCCTCGCTGAAGCATTGAAAAGCGATCGCTTTTGGGGTGTCAAAGTAGAAGTCGCGAAACAATTAGCTCAAATTAAGCTCGACCAAGCTTTTGAAGCTTTAGTTGTCGGATTGAACGATGAAAATCCCTTGGTACGACGTGCCGTAGTCGAGGCTTTGGGTAACATCAAAACTTATGCGAGTTACAAAGCCCTGAAGCCGATTGTGGAAGATGGCGACCGCAGCTATTACGTAGAAGCAGCCGCAGCCAGGGCAATTGGTATTATCGCCGCTGCCAAATTGGAAGAAAAGCCCAAGGAAGAAAAAGTCTTAAAGCTGCTCAGATCGATTTTAGAAAACAAAGCAGGCTGGAACGAAGTTGTGCGCTCTGGGGCGATCGCGGGCTTGAGTCAAATGAAAACCTCAGCCGAGGCACTAGACCTGATTCTAGAATACACCCGTTTAGGAGTTCCTCAAGCCTTGCGCCTTGCAGCCGTTCGCGCCCTCGGAGCCATCTCTACAGGTCAATCTGCTGCCGATTTAGAGCGGATTCTAGAGCGATTAACCGAATTAGCCCAGGAGAGTTTCTTCCTCACCCAAGTCTCGGTTGTTAATGCCTTGGGACAAATGGAAACTCCCAAAGCGATCGCGATTTTACAAACTCTAGCAACGCAATCCCTTGATGGACGAGTCCAACGAATCGCCGAAGAAGCTGTAGCAAAAGTCCAAAGCTCAGCAGGTTCTGACCAAGCTGTCAAGCAACTCCGCGACGAAATCGACCAGCTCAAAAAACAAAACCAAACCCTGATGAGTCGTCTGGAGAGCCTGGAGGCTAAGGCTGCTAACTAGGGGCGAGGAGCGAGGGGTGAGGAGCGAGGAGCGAGGAGTGCAGGAGCGCTCGGGAGCAAGGAAGCTGAGGAAGCAGGGGAGCAGGGGAGCTGAGGAGCAACAACCATCAACCGTCAACCAACAACCAATTACCCATCACCCCTCACTCCTCACCCCTCACCCCTCACCCCTCACCCCTCACCCCTCCTCTTAACTTTTCTTATCAATTTGTACTTTCATATACTATGTTAAGAATAGATACAATTTAAATAACGTATTCTACGTATAAAAAGACATCGACAGGGCAGGTTAAAAAGGCTATAGTTGACCGTTTGGGAATCTAAGTCGATTGACTCGTAGTTAAAAGTAGTCACGAGATTACCCTGGTTAGTAAACGAGTGTAAATATCCGATTGTAAAGAGGCAAGTCAAGGCGTGGGTCAGTATCAACTCGCTCAGCTTAAACGTTACGATCCAGAAGCGATCGCGCAGTATTATCGCTTCCGTCCTTTGCTGGCTGTAGCGCGGACTTTCAAGGTCGTCTGGTTGTTTGCTGGGTTTATTTTTGGTTTAAAGTGGGACGATTGGCGCGATCGCGAAGAAGAAAATAAGCTCAAACGAGCCGTCCAACTGCGGCAGCTCCTCACCGATCTGGGTCCGACGTTTATCAAAGTCGGTCAAGCGCTCTCCACTCGC from Chroococcidiopsis sp. SAG 2025 harbors:
- a CDS encoding phosphoketolase; translation: MTASTEAAKIVTPEFCQGIQYFGETLPGFEQYGKQAAIAPNKTAITDPSDPTAVFQTLLYADALRYLTVQVTGSKASGHPGGFASQVEAYAALVMLGYKNIITEVGHHAPGFYSAMFLDRSLEDMGITTVQQLRDRFREHHGLLGHLSGFIPGILAPAGPLGQGQHFAMSAARLHPDQLFPVTIGDGGLGEPYIMSSMAHFHTAYPGVTNFLPVLVWNGYSQEHHSMVSTQSNERMMAYWHGNGFEEVVLVDAKDFDDKNQPGDYVDSTAFSFEQRLAFTKAVLVATDEATRSALSGKLTVLIIKQLKGAGVHARGAKSHNLYAMHTLDNPDIVNALKTRALAPAAWEIVRTNCERAGGGSASRVAVTESVLPLAELGELPLEEYAVGGDPKVSTTAMGKLVAKVGECDRNYIVTNADGNEASGIANINQALKIIHPTEDPVYNQTPGGQVYEPLSEDACAGLAAGSALMGSRTLWCSYESFAINGLPIWQTVTQAMAELRRPTPSTVTLFTAGALEQGRNGWTHQRPEIEAYFAAMMRNGNVFPLFPPDANSIQVCYDWALTTKNKGVVITASKSPLPIRTTFEQSRKAIQDGAVVLQEIKGSKTVVFAVIGDMVLMPVFEAATYLEAQEIGVRIVSVVNPRRLYRPSDVAWDSCSEPDGEFLNDAGFEALFGGDALVGVASGASGMLEPIMLRSHCKRDTFAWKRGETTASPAQLMAINGMTAENLVKRALELVG
- a CDS encoding DUF4926 domain-containing protein, with amino-acid sequence MIQELDRFILTTNILERNLEQGDLGTVVLVHRDRQGYEVEFMTLDGETVAVISLSNEQLRSIGRKEIAHVRVLS
- a CDS encoding M1 family metallopeptidase encodes the protein MLQSYFDTDNNGHKHKSFELPGAKPHYNPDRPGQVEHIFLDLNLDIPNQSYNGTCTIQLKPVRNGIDRLTLDAVSLNIHSVQVDTTSTTYDYDGQQLQVHLANPTQTGQSIKIAIAYSVAKPQRGIYFIAPDKHYPNKPVQVWTQGEDEDSRFWFPCFDYPGQLATSEIRVRVPKPYIAISNGRLIHTEENGDYKIFHWLQEQVHPSYLMTLAVGDFAEIQDEWNGKPVTYYVEKGREEDARRSMGKTPRMVEFFSQKYGYPYAFPKYAQVCVDDFIFGGMENTSTTLLTDRCLLDERAAIDNRLTESLVAHELAHQWFGDLVVIKHWSHAWIKEGMASYSEVMWTEQEYGVEDAAYYRLLEARNYLAEDSSRYRRPIVTHVYREAIELYDRHLYEKGSCVYHMIRAELGEELFWRAIQTFVQDNAHNTVETIDLLRAIEKVTGRNLLFLFDQYVYRGGHPEFKVAYTWDGDSKLAKVTVNQTQNDLFDLKIPIAFGYTRESGVGSRESGKNAEGENSNSTTHYSLFTTHSKAFTVRVNEKEQSFYFPLAEKPQFISFDVNNNYLKTVSLEYSVPELKAQLQFDPDPISRIYAAEALGKKGGLEALYALAEALKSDRFWGVKVEVAKQLAQIKLDQAFEALVVGLNDENPLVRRAVVEALGNIKTYASYKALKPIVEDGDRSYYVEAAAARAIGIIAAAKLEEKPKEEKVLKLLRSILENKAGWNEVVRSGAIAGLSQMKTSAEALDLILEYTRLGVPQALRLAAVRALGAISTGQSAADLERILERLTELAQESFFLTQVSVVNALGQMETPKAIAILQTLATQSLDGRVQRIAEEAVAKVQSSAGSDQAVKQLRDEIDQLKKQNQTLMSRLESLEAKAAN